In the genome of Pseudothermotoga sp., one region contains:
- a CDS encoding tripartite tricarboxylate transporter permease: protein MFHLCWSTLLGILVGVLPGLTATLGVAILTTLTFGFPSEIAIPMLLCVYIGAIYGGSRTAIVLNIPGTPANAATTVDGFPLARSGMAGFALNVATIMSGIGSIIGAIFIVSLAPALGAIALKFGSWEFAVLAIFGTVIAGSLTAPKDPLKGWIAGFLGLMISMIGLDEIVSFPRYTFGNLQLYGGISLLPVLVGVYGIPEILTSLKRVTKPEVVMDFSKDKRKLSYAETIKKNAFNLIRSGIIGVFIGVIPGVGEDVAAWVAYDVAKRTSKEPEKFGQGSIEGLTAAETANNACVGGAIIPVLTLAVPGSAPAAVLLAAMWIHGIRAGPLLPLQHPEMIGYVAGAFVVATILMVVFGLLVTRLFLKILLVPTEVLMPIIFVLCVVGTYVLNGRLFDVWVMLLFGLLGYFMRLNEFPAAPFVLGFILGPMADTNLRRALMLTKGNLAPFFTRPISLVLIVAMVLVITSKYFPKRRGEKRE, encoded by the coding sequence ATGTTTCACCTTTGTTGGTCCACATTGCTCGGCATCTTAGTGGGCGTTCTGCCTGGCCTGACCGCAACACTCGGTGTTGCGATACTCACCACACTCACTTTTGGTTTTCCTTCCGAAATTGCTATACCGATGCTTCTGTGTGTGTACATCGGGGCCATATACGGTGGCAGCCGAACGGCGATCGTGTTGAACATACCTGGTACACCGGCAAATGCAGCAACCACAGTGGATGGATTTCCCCTGGCTCGCTCTGGAATGGCTGGCTTTGCACTCAACGTGGCAACGATCATGAGCGGTATAGGTTCGATCATCGGTGCGATCTTCATCGTTTCCTTGGCCCCGGCGTTGGGTGCCATCGCGTTGAAATTCGGTTCTTGGGAATTCGCTGTGCTGGCAATCTTTGGAACTGTCATCGCTGGAAGTCTCACCGCTCCTAAAGATCCCCTCAAAGGTTGGATCGCAGGTTTTCTTGGACTCATGATCTCCATGATTGGCTTGGACGAGATCGTTTCTTTCCCAAGATATACTTTTGGAAATCTACAACTCTACGGTGGCATCTCTTTGCTACCTGTACTCGTTGGTGTTTACGGTATACCCGAGATATTGACGAGCCTCAAACGGGTAACGAAACCAGAAGTAGTGATGGACTTTTCGAAAGACAAAAGAAAACTATCCTATGCTGAGACGATAAAGAAAAACGCTTTCAACTTGATAAGATCTGGTATCATCGGCGTTTTTATAGGTGTCATACCCGGTGTCGGTGAAGACGTCGCTGCTTGGGTTGCTTACGATGTGGCTAAGCGTACCAGCAAAGAACCTGAAAAGTTCGGCCAAGGTTCCATAGAAGGGCTCACCGCTGCAGAAACCGCGAACAACGCTTGCGTCGGTGGAGCCATCATACCAGTGCTCACCTTGGCTGTCCCTGGCAGTGCTCCAGCAGCGGTGCTCTTGGCCGCGATGTGGATCCACGGTATCAGGGCAGGGCCACTGTTGCCATTACAGCATCCTGAAATGATAGGTTATGTGGCGGGTGCGTTCGTCGTCGCCACAATTTTGATGGTCGTGTTCGGCTTGCTCGTCACGAGATTGTTCCTGAAAATTTTGTTGGTACCAACCGAGGTTCTCATGCCCATCATATTCGTACTCTGTGTGGTGGGAACCTACGTTTTGAACGGCCGTTTGTTCGACGTCTGGGTGATGTTATTGTTCGGACTTTTGGGCTATTTCATGAGGTTGAACGAATTTCCCGCAGCGCCATTCGTGCTCGGCTTCATACTTGGACCGATGGCTGACACGAACCTCAGAAGGGCGCTGATGCTCACCAAGGGAAATCTGGCACCGTTTTTCACCAGACCAATATCACTCGTTCTCATCGTAGCGATGGTTTTGGTGATCACATCAAAATATTTTCCGAAAAGACGGGGTGAGAAACGTGAGTAA
- a CDS encoding Gfo/Idh/MocA family oxidoreductase translates to MSKIKVGIVGAGFVSHIHLTAYRENREYFEVVGVCAAHIENAEKLARRYGIEKVFEDFERLASSKDIDVVDVCVPTNVHDQVILAACKNGKHIICEKPLTGYFGEDEPNVEKVGEICKEHMYKKLLEKLEKIDEAVKSSGIKFMYAENFVYAPAVNKAKRLISASNAPIMELRAEESHSGSHATYSRKWRTAGGGSLLRMGSHPIGAVIHLKHFEGKLRYGKPIHVKSVFAEVGQLTKLESVRNFGKPCMVTDWFDVEDWSCAVLTFEDGSKAIVMSNDISLGGVKNLLQINTANGMIYCNMTPNNMMVAYTPNPDTWKDEYIAEKIETKAGWTFPSPDEDWVRGYPQEMRDFALCLLEGKEPESDFELAKETVKVIYAAYLSAEKGVRVDLL, encoded by the coding sequence GTGAGTAAGATAAAGGTTGGTATCGTCGGTGCTGGTTTCGTCTCACACATACATCTGACCGCTTACAGAGAGAACAGAGAATACTTCGAAGTGGTGGGGGTCTGTGCGGCACACATAGAGAACGCGGAAAAGCTGGCTCGCCGGTACGGAATCGAAAAAGTCTTCGAAGATTTCGAGCGGCTCGCTTCTTCCAAAGATATAGACGTTGTCGATGTGTGCGTTCCGACGAACGTTCACGATCAGGTGATTCTCGCTGCTTGTAAGAATGGAAAACACATAATTTGTGAAAAACCTCTCACAGGTTACTTCGGGGAAGACGAGCCAAACGTGGAAAAGGTTGGAGAAATATGCAAAGAGCACATGTACAAAAAGTTACTTGAAAAACTTGAAAAGATAGACGAGGCCGTGAAATCGAGTGGGATCAAATTCATGTATGCTGAAAATTTTGTTTACGCTCCAGCTGTGAATAAAGCCAAGAGGTTGATATCCGCATCGAATGCACCGATCATGGAACTGAGGGCAGAAGAGAGTCACTCCGGCTCCCACGCAACCTATTCGAGAAAATGGCGCACCGCTGGAGGGGGAAGTTTATTGCGCATGGGTTCGCATCCGATCGGTGCAGTTATCCACTTGAAACATTTTGAGGGGAAGTTGCGCTATGGAAAACCCATCCATGTTAAATCGGTCTTTGCGGAGGTCGGGCAGTTGACGAAGCTTGAATCTGTGAGAAACTTTGGCAAACCGTGCATGGTGACCGATTGGTTCGACGTGGAAGATTGGTCGTGTGCGGTGTTGACTTTTGAAGATGGTTCAAAAGCGATCGTGATGTCAAACGACATAAGCTTGGGTGGGGTGAAGAATTTGCTCCAAATAAACACCGCAAACGGCATGATCTACTGTAACATGACGCCGAACAACATGATGGTTGCCTACACTCCCAATCCAGACACTTGGAAAGATGAATACATAGCTGAAAAGATAGAAACCAAGGCTGGTTGGACCTTTCCTTCACCAGATGAAGATTGGGTGAGAGGTTATCCTCAAGAGATGAGAGATTTCGCACTGTGTCTCCTTGAAGGTAAAGAACCAGAATCTGACTTCGAACTTGCTAAGGAAACCGTTAAAGTGATCTACGCCGCATACTTGTCCGCCGAAAAGGGTGTCAGAGTGGATCTGTTGTGA
- a CDS encoding 4Fe-4S binding protein: MDLSCEYVGLKLRNPIVVASSGLTENLKNMKKAEEHGAACVVVKSLFEEEVCRVSPTPRFEIIERRMGKLKSHTFYSFEQASNFDEHRYFEEVRRAINTLSIPVIPSINCISDEGWKKYAKMAEEVGAPAVELNVSCPHGSISFRGGDVEEKILNVARIVRDVVKIPIIVKLPMQLSSPISMASMLERIGVNGVVMFNRLTGLDIDVENERPIMHGGYAGHGGPWSFNCVLRWIAASSPHLNISIAASGGVGSGIDVAKFIYAGADVVEVCSLVYLSGYEAIGTLLEELKKFMEKKSYTSLDEFRGKVSGSKILNNEQVDRRHIYVAKIEPKLCTMCDLCRRVCIYDAPYKAEKTYVISDLCDGCGLCVKLCPTRAISLIPRGKTE; this comes from the coding sequence ATGGATCTTTCTTGTGAATACGTCGGCTTGAAACTTAGAAATCCCATCGTAGTTGCCTCCTCAGGACTGACTGAAAACCTCAAAAATATGAAAAAGGCAGAAGAGCATGGGGCAGCGTGCGTCGTTGTCAAATCTTTGTTTGAAGAAGAAGTGTGTAGAGTCTCACCAACACCGAGGTTCGAGATCATAGAGCGGCGCATGGGAAAATTGAAGTCCCACACGTTTTATTCGTTCGAACAAGCGAGCAATTTCGATGAACACAGATACTTCGAGGAGGTTCGCAGAGCCATCAACACTCTTTCTATCCCAGTGATACCCAGTATCAACTGTATCAGCGATGAAGGCTGGAAAAAATATGCAAAGATGGCAGAAGAGGTCGGTGCACCAGCCGTTGAACTCAACGTTTCATGTCCCCACGGTTCAATATCTTTCAGGGGAGGAGATGTGGAAGAAAAGATTCTCAATGTGGCACGCATCGTTCGAGACGTAGTGAAAATACCTATCATCGTCAAACTGCCCATGCAACTCTCTTCACCGATCTCAATGGCATCGATGTTGGAAAGAATAGGTGTGAATGGAGTTGTGATGTTCAACCGCCTCACAGGCTTGGACATAGATGTTGAGAACGAAAGGCCCATCATGCATGGCGGTTACGCTGGCCACGGGGGACCTTGGTCTTTCAACTGTGTCCTACGTTGGATTGCTGCGAGCAGCCCGCATTTGAACATTTCTATCGCCGCTTCTGGTGGTGTAGGCAGTGGTATCGATGTTGCGAAGTTCATCTACGCTGGTGCCGATGTCGTTGAAGTATGCAGTCTTGTATACCTTTCTGGTTACGAAGCCATAGGAACACTTTTGGAAGAACTCAAAAAGTTCATGGAGAAAAAATCTTACACCTCCTTGGACGAATTCAGGGGCAAAGTCAGTGGCTCAAAGATCCTGAACAACGAACAAGTAGATAGGAGACACATCTATGTAGCAAAGATAGAACCAAAACTTTGTACCATGTGTGATTTGTGCAGGCGTGTGTGCATATACGACGCACCTTACAAAGCTGAAAAAACCTATGTCATTTCAGATTTGTGCGATGGTTGTGGGTTGTGTGTGAAACTCTGTCCGACGAGGGCCATCAGCCTGATACCGAGGGGGAAAACAGAATGA
- a CDS encoding FAD-binding protein: protein MKKLFTDVAIIGGGGAGLRAAIAAKEKVPSLNVMLLTKKPLGVGGTTAIACSDRMAFHATLPYTLPEKDNWRHHAMDIYRIGGEVSDYNLAELLAKESADALEYLLNLGVPFVKKLDGKIDQFLTDGSVYPRACYVGPETAVEIHKALLRRFKNLNIELRENAMLYDFLVKDGRVIAAKFVDVQTNERFCVFARSFVLATGGGGRLFKRNVFPSEMTGDGYAAALRAGAELVNMEFMQIGICHPHLLFASSGSMFRSLPRIVDENNEEFVQRYLSEEDRKRLTELQFKKGAHWPVSYESPTKVIDLAVYKHLENGHRVFFDFTKNPSYFSAESIPEEILRWSEKVDVKLFSLPTPYERLLKINPRVVEWLRERHIDLSKEWLEVQNALQHFQGGVKINERAQTSLKGLYAAGECAGGQHGANRPGGNSLLDTQVFGKIAGENAALEALNSEIVNIDVDDENFNGNVPASNVRAILMDLVSKHGFLVRIDDELAKALRELDRLDFEGVKLDEKGLAFMLETKNMLMLARVILTAELARKESRGPHLKFEFFDPPNMKFVPRNDDWNKYIVITFAEGRLHCEVREPIRPMEGTV, encoded by the coding sequence ATGAAAAAGCTCTTCACTGACGTTGCGATCATCGGTGGCGGTGGGGCTGGCTTGCGAGCCGCGATCGCTGCGAAAGAAAAGGTGCCCTCTTTGAACGTGATGCTTTTGACCAAAAAGCCACTGGGTGTCGGTGGAACAACAGCGATTGCTTGTTCCGATAGAATGGCTTTTCACGCCACTCTGCCTTACACGTTGCCAGAGAAAGACAACTGGCGTCATCACGCCATGGATATCTATAGGATAGGCGGTGAGGTTTCGGATTACAATTTGGCCGAGTTGTTGGCCAAAGAGAGCGCGGACGCATTGGAGTACCTTTTGAATCTAGGTGTTCCTTTCGTAAAAAAGCTAGATGGAAAAATCGATCAATTTTTGACGGATGGTTCCGTTTACCCCAGGGCCTGCTACGTTGGTCCAGAGACAGCTGTAGAGATACACAAGGCTCTGCTGAGAAGGTTCAAAAATTTGAACATAGAACTGCGTGAAAACGCCATGTTGTATGATTTCCTAGTCAAAGACGGTAGGGTCATAGCGGCAAAGTTCGTTGACGTTCAAACGAACGAACGCTTCTGCGTTTTTGCCAGATCTTTTGTCCTCGCCACGGGTGGTGGAGGGAGGCTTTTCAAGAGAAACGTCTTTCCTTCGGAAATGACCGGGGATGGTTACGCAGCTGCACTGAGGGCAGGTGCAGAGCTTGTAAACATGGAATTCATGCAGATAGGGATATGCCATCCACACCTTCTGTTCGCAAGCTCAGGTAGCATGTTCAGAAGCCTTCCAAGGATCGTCGATGAGAACAATGAAGAGTTCGTTCAGCGCTATTTGAGCGAAGAGGATAGAAAAAGATTGACGGAGCTACAGTTTAAAAAAGGTGCGCACTGGCCTGTTTCTTACGAATCACCTACCAAGGTGATCGATCTGGCAGTGTATAAACATTTAGAGAATGGACACAGAGTGTTCTTCGATTTCACAAAGAACCCCTCTTATTTTTCTGCAGAGTCGATACCCGAAGAAATTTTGAGATGGAGTGAGAAAGTCGATGTGAAGCTCTTTTCACTACCAACGCCATATGAAAGGCTTTTAAAAATAAACCCTCGTGTAGTTGAGTGGCTGAGAGAAAGGCACATCGATCTGTCGAAAGAATGGCTCGAAGTTCAAAATGCACTTCAGCATTTTCAGGGTGGAGTGAAGATCAACGAGCGCGCTCAAACCTCTTTGAAGGGGCTTTATGCAGCTGGTGAGTGCGCGGGAGGCCAACACGGTGCGAACAGACCCGGGGGAAACTCGCTCTTAGACACCCAAGTGTTCGGCAAGATTGCGGGTGAGAACGCTGCCCTTGAAGCGCTGAACTCAGAGATTGTGAACATCGATGTTGATGACGAAAACTTCAACGGAAACGTCCCCGCAAGCAACGTCAGAGCCATTTTGATGGACCTCGTGTCTAAACATGGTTTTCTGGTGAGGATCGATGATGAGTTGGCCAAAGCGTTGAGAGAACTGGACAGATTGGATTTTGAAGGCGTCAAACTCGATGAGAAAGGTCTTGCTTTCATGCTTGAGACTAAGAATATGTTGATGCTTGCCAGAGTGATCTTAACGGCTGAACTCGCCAGGAAAGAGAGTAGGGGACCGCATTTGAAGTTCGAATTTTTCGATCCACCCAACATGAAATTCGTTCCAAGGAACGATGACTGGAACAAATACATAGTGATCACTTTCGCAGAAGGTCGATTGCACTGCGAAGTGAGAGAACCGATCAGGCCTATGGAGGGAACGGTATGA
- a CDS encoding zinc-binding dehydrogenase produces the protein MRFAAMVLEKFNKPLELKQFEINDLPQGYVLVRTLASGVCGSDVHIAKGEDPRTPVPIILGHEGVGEVIKIFGEKKDLNGEPIEPGDWIIWNRGVVCRKCFWCTVAKQPHLCPNRKVYGINMSCKDHPHLFGCYAEAVTLLPEVEILKIPKNIDPAILVIAACSGATAMHTLDSIQESLTDKTIVVQGVGPLGIFCAVAAKTMGASRVVVIGGSPERLSLAKDFVDVALSRRELSEEERRKKVLQLTHGRGADIVIEAAGDSNALLEGLNLIRRGGIYLIAGVAVPQKPIPLSVYEHLVVKGITLHGVWVSDTEHLVQAVHIVTSHPKVFENLITHRFKLDRANEALKCVEERKALKATICFD, from the coding sequence ATGAGATTTGCAGCGATGGTGCTCGAAAAATTCAACAAACCGCTCGAATTGAAACAGTTTGAAATAAACGATCTTCCGCAAGGATACGTACTTGTCAGAACTCTCGCCAGCGGGGTGTGCGGAAGCGACGTACACATAGCTAAAGGAGAAGATCCCAGAACACCTGTACCCATCATCTTGGGACATGAAGGCGTTGGAGAGGTTATAAAGATTTTCGGAGAGAAAAAAGATTTGAATGGAGAACCCATCGAACCTGGTGATTGGATCATCTGGAATCGTGGTGTGGTGTGCAGAAAGTGTTTTTGGTGCACTGTTGCAAAGCAACCTCATCTTTGCCCGAACAGGAAAGTCTACGGGATAAACATGTCTTGCAAGGATCATCCACACTTGTTTGGATGTTACGCTGAAGCTGTGACTCTATTGCCAGAAGTGGAAATTCTGAAGATTCCCAAGAACATTGATCCCGCCATCTTGGTGATCGCCGCATGCTCGGGAGCCACAGCGATGCACACGCTCGATTCAATCCAAGAATCACTCACTGATAAGACCATCGTTGTACAGGGTGTTGGGCCGCTCGGCATCTTCTGTGCCGTCGCGGCCAAAACGATGGGGGCTTCCCGTGTGGTGGTCATAGGTGGTTCTCCCGAAAGGCTGAGTCTTGCCAAAGACTTCGTCGATGTAGCTTTGAGCAGGAGGGAACTTTCAGAGGAAGAGAGACGTAAAAAAGTCTTACAACTCACCCATGGACGCGGTGCTGACATCGTCATTGAAGCTGCAGGTGACAGCAACGCACTGCTGGAGGGACTGAACCTGATCAGACGTGGTGGAATCTACTTGATCGCCGGAGTCGCTGTACCACAGAAACCAATTCCTCTTTCAGTTTACGAGCATTTGGTCGTGAAAGGAATCACACTCCACGGTGTGTGGGTGAGCGATACCGAACACCTCGTCCAAGCCGTACACATCGTGACGTCCCACCCAAAGGTTTTTGAGAACCTGATCACCCATAGGTTCAAATTGGATCGAGCCAACGAAGCTTTGAAGTGTGTTGAAGAGCGCAAAGCTTTGAAAGCCACGATCTGTTTTGACTGA